One window from the genome of Saccharomyces mikatae IFO 1815 strain IFO1815 genome assembly, chromosome: 4 encodes:
- the AHA1 gene encoding Aha1p (similar to Saccharomyces cerevisiae AHA1 (YDR214W); ancestral locus Anc_8.424) — protein sequence MVVNNPNNWHWVDKNCIGWAKEYFKEKLVGVEAGSVKDNKYAKIKSVSSIEGDCEVNQRKGKVISLFDLKITLLIEGHVDSKDGSALPFEGSINIPEVAFDSEISSYQFEISIFKETSELNEIKPLIRSELLPKLRCIFQQFGKDLLITHGNDIQVPESQVKSNYTRSNQKNSFTEIKDSASESKNNASSPTASAPSSSTTKVIQNGSGNSTSIYLEPTFNVPSSELYETFLDKQRILAWSRSAQFSHSGPKLDAKENFELFGGNVISQLLSCEKDKKLIFHWKLKDWPAAFNSTIEMTFHESQEFHETKLQVKWAGIPVGEEDRVRGNFEEYYVRSIKLTFGFGAVL from the coding sequence ATGGTTGTTAATAATCCAAATAATTGGCACTGGGTAGATAAGAATTGTATTGGATGGGCCAAAGAGtacttcaaagaaaaactggTTGGAGTAGAGGCCGGTTCGGTAAAGGATAATAAATATGCCAAAATTAAATCTGTCTCATCCATTGAAGGCGATTGTGAAGTCAATCAGCGTAAGGGTAAAGTCATATCtttatttgatttgaaaatcaCGCTGTTAATAGAAGGTCATGTCGATTCAAAGGATGGATCGGCATTGCCATTCGAAGGTAGCATTAACATCCCTGAAGTTGCTTTTGATAGCGAAATCTCGAGCTATCAATTTGAGATATCTATTTTCAAGGAGACTAGTGAATTGAACGAAATCAAACCATTAATCAGATCGGAGCTATTGCCCAAGCTAAGATgcatttttcaacaattcgGCAAAGATTTACTGATCACTCATGGCAATGACATCCAAGTCCCAGAATCTCAAGTGAAGTCTAACTATACAAGAAGTAACCAAAAGAACAGCTTTACTGAGATCAAGGATTCCGCTTCCGAGTCAAAAAACAACGCATCTTCCCCTACCGCCTCAGCGCCATCCTCCAGCACCACCAAAGTCATCCAAAACGGAAGTGGTAACAGTACATCCATATATTTGGAACCCACTTTCAATGTGCCATCCTCAGAATTGTATGAAACATTTCTTGACAAACAACGCATTTTGGCCTGGAGCAGATCGGCACAGTTTTCCCATAGCGGACCCAAACTGGACGCCAAAGAAAACTTCGAACTGTTTGGCGGTAACGTAATCAGCCAGCTGCTATCCTGTGAAAAGGACAAGAAACTTATTTTCCACTGGAAACTCAAGGACTGGCCCGCCGCTTTCAACTCTACTATAGAAATGACTTTCCACGAATCGCAAGAGTTTCACGAAACCAAACTACAAGTGAAATGGGCCGGTATACCCGTGGGCGAGGAAGACCGTGTGCGCGGtaactttgaagaatacTACGTTCGTTCCATCAAGTTGACATTTGGCTTTGGCGCCGTATTATGA
- the ADR1 gene encoding DNA-binding transcription factor ADR1 (similar to Saccharomyces cerevisiae ADR1 (YDR216W); ancestral locus Anc_8.425), with translation MANFGKPENCSCFPVVDLNSCFSKDFNNIKQEMELEMETEMETDASPVLLMSSSASRENTNTLPVIQRTSDGKIITTNNNMNSKINKQLDKLPENLRLNGRTPSGKLRSFVCEVCTRAFARQEHLKRHYRSHTNEKPYPCGLCNRCFTRRDLLIRHAQKIHSGNLGETISQNRKSSRTITKARKNSASSVKFQTPNYGAPDNGNSLNRTTTSTRRKASPSASVKRKYLKKLTRRASFSAQSASSYALPNQSELEQHPKDRVKFSTPELVPLDLKNPELKSTFDLNLNMDLGLNLDSNFNLAFNRSNSSGSTMNLDYKFPESANNYTYSSGSPTGAHASTNSNSKNASFNDADLLSSSYWIKAYNDHLFSVSESDETSPMNSESNDNKLIVPGLKSTLNQWKDSRSSSWTAAIDNKGSNYQTDFVDFQDLLKNDTLGNDSLEATEILKEFDILHDDSVSATATSNEIDLSHLNLSNSPISPHKVTYKSQEEKNEDFLVSFKLGQPSSREDDLDKLCSMTKDVQAIFSQYLKGEGSNRSLDDFLSKSNKKENADSGAYTFYGLDCLTLSKISRALPMSAVDNEQPLHSPESTLFNEPIRNMCIKVLNYYNKFNHDSSGAPMDSNSNSLSKELLMPTTTELNEYLDLFKKNFLPHFPIIHPSLLDLDLDNLQRYTNEDGYDDIENVHMFDRLSQGTEKDYDYEHYQILSISKIVCLPLFMATFGSLHKFGYKSQTIELYEMSRRVLHAFLETKRQCRSTAVNDCHQNIWLMQSLILSFIFALVADYLEKIDSSLMKRQLSALCSTIRSNCLPVISANSDKSINSNNGPLSFGSSLQYIIFESKIRCTLMAYDFCQFLKCFFHIKFDLSIAENDVEAIFIPDNESKWISESIISNRHGVQKQNFYDFRNFYYSFTYGHLHSIPESLGSSMIYYEYDLKKGTKSHVFLDRIDTKRLERSLDTSSYGNDSMATANKNIAILNNDTIILKNNLMTMRFIKQIDRSFPEKVRKGQIAKIYDSFLDSRKLNFLKNYSIEVLCEFLVALNFSIRNISALYIEDESDHSQRTTFQEKFEIRLNDQALSVFNLQGYYYSFILIIKFLLDFEATPNFKLLRIFIELRSLANSTLLPKLSKLYPEEFLGFPDVVFMQQLMKKESGVLDPVSSINECKNGAYDDMKTKLTKKINIEGLEMFINEILVNSFNDTSFLNMEDSIRNEFSFDNGERSVIDMNSPAHILLNSNLEGMNFSGLNDSHQTVSTLNLLRYEKHHPSRHKHGGNGQGFADKYQLSLKYATIAKLFFTNVKENYIHCHMLDKMASDFRILEDYLKENN, from the coding sequence ATGGCAAACTTTGGAAAACCAGAAAATTGTTCGTGCTTTCCTGTTGTTGATCTGAATTCGTGTTTCTCTAAGGACttcaataatatcaaacaagaaatggaaTTGGAAATGGAAACGGAAATGGAAACAGATGCTTCGCCAGTTTTATTGATGTCATCATCCGCTTCAAGAGAGAACACAAACACTCTGCCTGTAATACAGAGAACGTCTGATGGAAAGATTATCACtacaaataataatatgaaCTCTAAGATCAACAAGCAACTAGATAAATTGCCCGAAAATTTGAGACTTAATGGTAGAACCCCCAGTGGAAAACTAAGATCATTTGTTTGCGAGGTCTGTACAAGGGCGTTCGCAAGACAGGAGCATTTGAAAAGACATTACAGATCACatacaaatgaaaaacCCTATCCCTGCGGTCTTTGTAACAGATGCTTTACTAGGAGGGATTTACTAATCAGACAtgctcaaaaaattcacaGCGGTAATTTGGGCGAGACAATATCTCAGAACAGGAAATCATCTAGAACAATAACTAAAGCTCGTAAAAACTCAGCCTCCTCTGTTAAATTTCAAACTCCGAACTATGGAGCTCCAGATAATGGTAATTCTTTGAACCGCACCACCACTAGTACAAGAAGAAAGGCGAGTCCCAGCGCTAGCGTGAAACGTaagtatttgaagaaactcACGCGTAGAGCTTCATTTAGTGCGCAGTCTGCCTCGAGCTATGCATTACCTAACCAATCTGAGTTGGAACAACACCCAAAGGATCGTGTCAAATTTTCCACACCTGAATTAGTTCCActtgatttgaagaaccCCGAACTTAAATCCACATTCGATTTGAACTTAAACATGGATTTGGGCCTGAACCTGGATTCCAATTTCAATCTGGCATTTAACCGCTCTAATTCTTCTGGATCTACAATGAATCTGGATTACAAATTTCCCGAATCTGCAAACAACTATACATATTCTTCCGGCTCCCCCACTGGCGCACATGCTAGTACTAATTCGAATTCTAAGAATGCTTCCTTCAATGATGCAGACTTattgtcatcatcatacTGGATAAAAGCTTACAACGATCATTTGTTTTCAGTATCTGAAAGTGACGAAACCTCTCCAATGAACTCTGAGTCAAACGACAATAAACTGATTGTCCCCGGATTAAAATCAACTCTAAACCAATGGAAGGATTCAAGGTCCTCCTCTTGGACTGCGGCCATAGATAATAAAGGCTCTAATTATCAGACGGATTTCGTTgattttcaagatttgttgaaaaatgataCACTCGGTAATGATTCGTTAGAGGCCACagaaattttaaaagaGTTCGATATTTTACATGATGATAGTGTGAGCGCCACTGCTACATCAAATGAAATTGATCTATCTCATTTAAACTTATCCAACTCTCCAATTTCCCCGCATAAAGTGACGTATAAGAGTCaggaggaaaaaaatgaagattttttggtttctttcAAGCTTGGCCAACCTTCCAGTCGCGAAGATGATCTGGATAAGTTGTGCAGCATGACCAAAGATGTCCAAGCTATTTTCAGTCAATATTTGAAAGGAGAGGGCTCCAATAGGTCACTAGATGATTTTCTgtcaaaatcaaataagaaagaaaatgcaGATAGCGGTGCTTATACATTTTATGGGTTGGATTGTTTGACGTTATCGAAAATATCAAGAGCTTTACCAATGTCTGCTGTGGACAATGAACAACCCCTGCATTCTCCAGAATCAACGCTATTCAATGAACCAATAAGGAATATGTGCATCAAAGTGCTTAACTATTACAACAAGTTCAATCATGATAGTAGTGGAGCTCCCATGGACTCTAATTCAAATTCGCTATCCAAAGAATTGTTAATGCCCACTACAACTGAGTTGAACGAATATTTggatcttttcaaaaaaaattttctccCCCACTTTCCTATCATTCACCCAAGCTTACTCGACTTGGATCTGGATAACCTGCAGCGATATACTAATGAAGACGGATATGATGATATTGAGAATGTACACATGTTTGACCGCTTAAGCCAGGGTACAGAAAAAGACTATGATTATGAGcattatcaaattttgtCCATTTCCAAAATCGTTTGTTTACCCTTATTTATGGCCACATTTGGTTCCTTGCATAAATTTGGTTACAAATCTCAGACGATAGAATTGTATGAAATGAGTAGAAGAGTTTTACATGCTTTTTTGGAAACTAAAAGACAATGCCGCAGTACAGCCGTGAATGATTGCCATCAAAATATCTGGCTAATGCAATCTTTAATACTGAGCTTCATTTTTGCCTTGGTTGCTGAttatttggaaaagattgattcttctttaatgaaAAGACAACTTTCTGCGTTATGTTCTACAATTAGGTCCAACTGTTTACCAGTAATTTCTGCAAATTCTGATAAGAGTATTAATAGCAACAATGGACCTTTGTCTTTCGGTTCTTCACTTCAGtacattatttttgaatcaaAAATTAGATGTACGTTAATGGCTTATGATTTTTGTCAGTTCttgaaatgtttttttcatatcaAGTTTGACTTGTCCATAGCAGAAAATGATGTGGAAGCTATTTTTATACCTGATAATGAGTCAAAATGGATAAGTGAATCGATAATATCTAATAGACATGGTGTGCAAAAGCAAAACTTTTATGAtttcagaaatttttattacaGTTTCACGTATGGCCATTTACATTCAATTCCCGAATCCTTAGGGTCGTCTATGATTTATTATGAATATGATCTAAAGAAGGGAACTAAGTCACATGTGTTTTTAGATAGAATTGATACGAAAAGATTGGAGAGAAGTCTGGATACTTCTTCATATGGTAATGATAGCATGGCAACAGCTAACAAAAACATTGCAATCTTGAATAATGACACAataattttaaagaataaTCTAATGACAATGAGGTTTATCAAACAAATCGATCGTTCGTTTCCTGAAAAGGTTAGAAAAGGACAGATAGCAAAGATATATGATTCCTTTTTAGATTCTAGGAaattgaactttttgaaaaattactCAATTGAAGTACTGTGTGAATTTTTGGTTGCgctaaatttttcaatccGTAATATTTCAGCGTTATATATCGAAGATGAAAGTGATCATTCCCAAAGAACCACTTTTCAAGAGAAGTTTGAGATCCGTTTGAATGATCAAGCCCTTTCTGTCTTTAATTTGCAAGGCTACTACTATAGTTTTATCCTAATCataaagtttcttttggattttGAAGCAACACCAAACTTCAAGTTATTGAGAATTTTTATTGAGTTAAGAAGCCTTGCCAATTCTACCTTGCTTCCTAAACTGTCAAAATTATATCCCGAAGAATTTTTGGGGTTTCCAGATGTCGTCTTTATGCAACAACttatgaagaaagaaagcgGTGTGCTTGATCCTGTATCGTCTATAAACGAATGCAAAAATGGTGCATATGACGATATGAAAACTAAACTGACCAAAAAGATCAATATTGAAGGATTGGAAATGTTTATTAATGAGATTTTGGTCAATTCTTTTAACGAtacttctttcttaaataTGGAGGATTCAATTCGgaatgaattttcttttgataatgGCGAGAGGTCTGTTATAGACATGAATTCTCCAGCACATATCCTACTGAACTCGAATTTGGAAGGTATGAACTTCAGTGGTCTGAATGATTCGCACCAGACTGTTTCTACTTTAAATCTTTTACGCTATGAGAAACATCATCCATCCAGACATAAACATGGTGGAAATGGTCAAGGTTTTGCTGACAAGTATCAACTATCCTTGAAATACGCGACCATTGCAAAATTATTTTTCACCAAtgtcaaagaaaactacATTCACTGTCACATGTTGGATAAGATGGCTAGTGATTTTCGTATTTTGGAAGACTATTTGAAGGAGAACAACTGA
- the RAD9 gene encoding chromatin-binding protein RAD9 (similar to Saccharomyces cerevisiae RAD9 (YDR217C); ancestral locus Anc_8.426), whose translation MSGQLAQWKSSPDRIIQMTSTGAPHSSSADDDMNETNVPVDTLEIQANTTNIVEGSPQSNPNPVKFMNTSDIFQKPLRLLDESPQYHESPQQDEELNIEVGDNDRPNIDIFHNERTPDLDRIANFFKNNRTPGKENLLTKYQSSDLEETPLISRKNLTFQNPANLSECQTFKSPRSTTEVCFRREQNEEEDNTSLEVTEADATFVQMAEISANSDDYPHEEIVTHKNVKDVLSGSGGAEDRVVQKTEIMTSAGFSNLISSYKKNGVSEDGWTTRNVKDIFNNSEDESNEETAMRSKTGNYPTNNLRKLENRIVQSNESEDINEMNKHLNILSRENDVDDSCINIRTSDASGTPSHNNIEEEIPSIDSLSNETPSKRWVFRYSKEKMENNSSRSTQIVNNPRTQEMPSDSPSIDTQPLPKSYNIVANNELETQIIVSSLSQGISAQKGPEFQSTGQTEEIKTQIINSPEHNTLDATLETPLNVSRINFEPILEVPETSSPSKNTILRPSNSSPILKGKNAFNVDDKDVGVEHTFSNIMQHSSNAGIGDDVSIACSSDFNEQKEITDRIYLQLSGKQKSDLESDETECISQNKLDTKREGTIMSEVELTQELPEVEEQHELDTSQKKLVNEDATLIERKKDKEDSLKVHPDNAEYSPNEQDNTEFRDEPLTKHEEKSKNLNVQINLKQLFSNESQEIIQNRRTIKRRQKDTIEIDEEEENRSTKTSPTKRVKRSIDFEGSPVKREGSSGIDIQTRVEGSVKDSKEQSCLFPDNIKTEDNNFLSKDDIIFGNSVWCQYSWNYKFYPGILLEVDTNQDGCWIYFETGRSLTKEEDIYYLDIRVGDTVTSDGNEYVVVGLECRTHDLNIIRCIRGYDTVHLRKKNLSGSLGKRTIIKALSSISLDLTEWTRRAKIILEDNERTKGNAYRYLRHPIRGRKSTANVLSPKKLADDEKGTRALTGMHNNELESSSENKETVKKNDLLSEPIRVPSILFSSGDSRKGNVFDKCIFVLTSLFENRDELRHIIESQGGTVIETGFSTLFDFTHPPAQALVNKFSSNNVQESTLKLAWKPHSSFTDYRFACLITKRHLRSLKYLETLALGWPTLHWKFISACIEKKRIIPHLIYQYLLPSGESFRLSLDFHSKGGIIKSNNIFSFYTKLLQGSILKDQIHGTEKLLAEYIVIVWGRSELDSFVKFAFACFNAGRMFTIDLPNIDVENTGQLLNCLSFIVLKVGSELSDQKLKFLIYVNENNGKPQMRLLEKLRGQIAAKFKNLKYIFHTESKEWLIQTIINEETGFHDYTGDNNTCDAVPEVI comes from the coding sequence ATGTCAGGGCAGTTAGCTCAATGGAAGAGCTCTCCAGACCGAATCATTCAAATGACTTCAACAGGAGCACCTCATTCTTCCTCAGCAGATGACGACATGAATGAAACAAACGTTCCCGTTGATACGTTAGAAATTCAGGCTAATACCACAAACATCGTCGAGGGAAGCCCACAGTCGAATCCAAATCCTGTCAAATTTATGAACACCAGCGACATATTCCAGAAACCATTAAGATTACTCGATGAGAGTCCGCAATATCATGAGAGTCCACAACAAGATGAAGAGTTGAATATTGAAGTAGGAGATAATGATCGACCGAATATTGACATATTTCACAACGAAAGAACTCCCGATCTTGACCGAATTGCTAACTTTTTTAAGAATAATCGGACTCCTGGTAAAGAAAACCTTTTGACCAAATACCAAAGCTCTGATCTAGAAGAGACACCTTTgatatcaagaaaaaatttgactTTCCAGAATCCAGCTAATCTATCAGAATGTCAAACCTTCAAAAGTCCAAGGTCAACTACCGAGGTTTGTTTTCGTAGAGAACagaatgaagaagaggataATACATCGTTAGAAGTTACCGAGGCCGATGCTACTTTTGTTCAGATGGCTGAAATTTCTGCTAATAGTGATGACTATCCAcatgaagaaattgttaCCCACAAAAATGTGAAGGATGTGCTAAGTGGAAGCGGAGGAGCAGAAGACAGAGTAGTTcaaaaaacagaaattaTGACATCAGCAGGATTTTCTAATTTAATAAGTTCTTATAAAAAGAACGGAGTTTCTGAGGATGGCTGGACCACAAGAAATGTAAAGgatattttcaacaatagTGAAGATGAATCAAATGAAGAGACCGCAATGAGAAGCAAAACAGGGAACTACCCAACGAATAATTTaagaaaacttgaaaacCGAATAGTACAAAGCAATGAATCAGAAGACATTAATGAAATGAACAAGCATCTCAACATTTTAAGTCGAGAAAACGATGTGGATGACTCATGCATCAATATTCGAACAAGCGATGCATCTGGCACGCCTTCACACAACAACATAGAGGAAGAAATTCCCTCTATTGATAGTCTAAGCAATGAGACACCATCCAAGAGGTGGGTATTCAGATATtcgaaagaaaaaatggaaaacaaTAGTAGTAGATCGACCCAAATAGTCAATAATCCAAGAACACAAGAAATGCCTTCGGATAGTCCCTCGATTGATACACAACCTTTACCAAAAAGTTACAACATTGTGGCGAATAACGAATTAGAGACGCAGATAATCGTTTCATCACTTTCACAAGGTATATCTGCCCAGAAAGGGCCTGAATTTCAATCTACTGGTCAAacagaagaaatcaaaaccCAAATAATCAATTCTCCTGAGCACAATACTCTGGATGCGACCTTGGAAACCCCTCTCAATGTTTCTCGAATCAATTTTGAGCCTATTTTAGAAGTTCCTGAGACTAGCTCACCATCTAAGAATACAATCTTAAGGCCCTCGAACTCTTCACCCATACTGAAGGGAAAAAATGCATTTAATGTGGATGATAAAGATGTAGGGGTAGAACATACCTTCTCGAACATTATGCaacattcttcaaatgcAGGTATTGGAGATGATGTTAGCATAGCCTGTTCATCAGATTTTAACGaacaaaaggaaataacGGATAGAATATATCTGCAACTCTCAGGGAAACAGAAATCTGATTTAGAAAGCGATGAAACAGAATGCATTTCCCAAAACAAACTTGACACAAAAAGAGAAGGTACTATTATGAGCGAGGTTGAACTAACCCAAGAGCTACCTGAAGTCGAGGAGCAACATGAGCTCGATacttctcaaaaaaaattggtaaaCGAGGATGCAACTTTGatagagagaaaaaaagacaaggAAGATTCACTTAAAGTTCACCCTGATAACGCGGAATACAGTCCAAATGAACAAGACAACACAGAGTTTCGGGATGAACCTTTGACCAAacatgaagaaaaaagtaaaaatctAAATGTTCAGATAAATCTTAAACAATTGTTCTCAAATGAGTCGCAGGAGATTATTCAAAATCGTAGAACGATAAAGCGACGTCAAAAAGATACAATagaaattgatgaagaggaagagaaTAGAAGTACCAAGACATCACCTACAAAACGGGTCAAAAGAAGCATTGATTTTGAGGGCTCTCCTGTCAAACGAGAAGGATCCAGTGGTATTGACATACAAACAAGGGTCGAAGGATCTGTAAAGGACTCTAAAGAACAGTCCTGTTTGTTTCCTGATAATATTAAAACGGAAGATAATAATTTCTTGTCGAAAGACGACAtcatttttggaaattctGTGTGGTGTCAGTATTCATGGAATTACAAATTTTATCCTGGTATTTTATTGGAAGTTGATACTAATCAAGATGGTTGTTGGAtttattttgaaacagGAAGATCACTGACCAAAGAGGAGGACATATATTATTTGGATATCAGAGTAGGGGATACGGTTACTTCTGATGGAAATGAGTATGTAGTGGTTGGCTTGGAATGCCGTACCCATGATCTCAATATTATAAGGTGTATTCGAGGGTATGACACCGTTcatttgagaaaaaaaaatttaagtGGATCGTTGGGAAAAAGGACCATAATTAAAGCACTGAGCTCCATTAGTCTTGACCTAACCGAATGGACCAGAAGAGCAAAAATCATATTAGAAGATAACGAAAGAACTAAGGGCAACGCCTATAGGTACCTGAGACATCCCATTAGAGGAAGGAAATCGACGGCCAACGTTTTATCGCCAAAAAAGCTCgctgatgatgaaaaagggACGAGGGCACTTACTGGCATGCACAATAATGAACTAGAATCAAGCTCTGAGAACAAAGAAACTGTTAAAAAGAACGATTTATTATCAGAACCCATACGAGTTCCAAGcatacttttttcttctggagATAGCAGAAAAGGGAATGTATTTGATAAAtgcatttttgttttaacaagcttatttgaaaatagaGATGAACTACGTCATATAATCGAATCGCAAGGTGGTACTGTGATTGAAACTGGATTTTCCACTTTATTTGATTTCACTCATCCTCCAGCTCAAGCTCTAGTTAATAAATTTAGCTCAAACAATGTTCAAGAATCGACCCTGAAGCTAGCCTGGAAACCTCACTCCTCATTTACTGATTATAGGTTCGCTTGTTTAATCACAAAGCGGCATTTAAGGAGCTTAAAATACTTGGAAACGTTGGCATTAGGTTGGCCTACACTACACTGGAAATTTATAAGTGCAtgtattgaaaagaaaagaataataccACACTTGATATACCAATACTTATTACCTTCAGGCGAAAGTTTCCGGTTATCGTTAGATTTCCATTCAAAGGGAGGAATCATCAAATCaaacaatattttttcattctatACAAAACTATTACAGGGATCTATCTTAAAAGATCAGATACATGGAACGGAAAAATTGCTAGCTGAatatattgttattgtatGGGGCAGATCTGAATTAGACAGTTTTGTTAAATTCGCTTTCGCTTGTTTCAATGCAGGAAGAATGTTCACAATTGATTTACCCAATATAGATGTGGAGAATACAGGGCAATTGCTAAATTGTTTAAGCTTTATAGTACTCAAGGTTGGCTCAGAATTATCGGATCAGAAATTAAAGTTTCTCATATATGTTAACGAAAATAATGGAAAACCACAGATGAGACTTCTCGAAAAATTGAGAGGTCAAATAGCTGCGAAATTTAAAAACCTGAAGTACATATTTCACACAGAATCAAAAGAATGGTTAATCCAGACAATAATTAACGAGGAAACTGGTTTTCACGACTATACTGGAGATAATAATACATGTGACGCTGTTCCTGAGGTTATATGA
- the SPR28 gene encoding septin SPR28 (similar to Saccharomyces cerevisiae SPR28 (YDR218C); ancestral locus Anc_8.428), which translates to MKDNSALEHHPPNRDELRRRKGFKKGLQLSVLLLGEKGSGKSTFLNNLCGQDISLSDKEDNEGAKNMTIENENTAEDLDSEYKTAHLSPGLKHVTRRVYLNDELGVPVTLDIISFPGCGDNVDNSQSSAVIKNYLDQQFENVLKEEVRIKRNTKDTDGRPHVCLYFLKSTPRGVKKFDIELMKTICDKVNIIPIIPKADGLTEAELNLHKEVVRKEILDNDIHVFDFKNDILGETLALYDMDIDFSSAKSRYCHDTKVKDILPFAIVCSNNFRTNAENGIVHIREYEWGSLVVEDQNTSDFIYLKAILLGSHLQELKDVTNNVLYENYRAKVLTEKRTNYDIPNFSYVDEGSRESISNVSTRRNSSSRTLGNLDSNDENACQIYKEIDEKNRIIEDYQRKIDSLEKMLASPNKNSV; encoded by the coding sequence ATGAAAGATAACTCAGCCCTTGAACATCATCCTCCAAATAGAGATGAATTAAGACGTCGCAAAGGTTTCAAAAAAGGATTACAATTGTCAGTTTTACTACTCGGGGAAAAGGGCAGCGGTAAATCAacatttttaaataatCTATGTGGCCAGGATATATCACTCTCTGAcaaagaagataatgaaggAGCAAAGAATATGACgatagaaaatgaaaatactgCTGAAGATTTGGATTCTGAATATAAGACAGCCCATTTGAGCCCCGGACTAAAACACGTTACCAGGAGAGTTTATTTGAACGATGAACTAGGAGTACCTGTTACATTAGACATTATATCATTTCCAGGTTGCGGTGACAATGTCGATAATTCTCAAAGTTCCGCTGTAATAAAAAACTACTTAGATCAGcagtttgaaaatgttttgaaagaagaggTTAGAATTAAGAGAAACACGAAAGATACTGATGGCAGACCTCATGTTTGTTTATATTTCCTCAAAAGCACTCCAAGAGGGGTTAAGAAATTCGATATTGAGCTAATGAAAACGATCTGTGATAAAGTTAATATAATTCCTATTATTCCAAAAGCTGATGGTCTTACAGAAGCTGAGCTAAATTTACACAAAGAAGTCGTGCGTAAGGAAATCTTAGACAATGATATACatgtttttgatttcaaaaacGATATCTTAGGGGAAACACTGGCTCTCTATGATATGGATATAGACTTTAGTTCAGCAAAATCCAGATACTGTCATGACACAAAAGTTAAGGACATATTGCCATTTGCTATTGTTTGTAGTAATAATTTCCGCACAAATGCGGAAAATGGAATTGTGCATATAAGGGAATATGAATGGGGCAGTTTAGTTGTCGAGGACCAAAATACCTCGGATTTTATATACTTGAAGGCAATATTGTTGGGGTCACACCTTCAAGAATTAAAAGATGTGACAAACAATGTGTTGTACGAAAACTATAGAGCAAAAGTGTtaactgaaaaaagaactaacTATGATATTCCTAATTTTAGCTACGTTGACGAAGGTTCCAGAGAAAGCATCAGCAACGTTTCCACTAGAAGAAATAGCTCAAGTCGAACACTTGGAAATTTAGAttcaaatgatgagaatgCCTGCCAAATATACAAAGAaatagatgaaaaaaacagaattattgaagattatcagagaaaaattgattCATTGGAGAAAATGCTGGCAAGTCCCAATAAAAATAGTGTctaa